A region from the Dendropsophus ebraccatus isolate aDenEbr1 chromosome 1, aDenEbr1.pat, whole genome shotgun sequence genome encodes:
- the LOC138785096 gene encoding extracellular calcium-sensing receptor-like, whose product MVKGKWFVPLTFQWLQSLLLAVTEINRSDHLLPNLTLGVHLSDSCASPGRALEGANWLLTGSGHSSVPNFQCHSKYTALGGVIGDSSSASSLPLARLLGLYRYPQISYFSTSSILSDKTQFPSFFRTVPSDTFQSHGLAQLVAFFGWTWVGLMAEDSDYGLEGIRATKKEIMRSGACVAFTEYILTSRPDRNAPHLSKVIADSNAVAVVVFSSGSNLLPVVEELLRRNITGKIWIASESWSTSGLVSKGKYWEILQGTLGFALHSGQIPGFKEFLSASNPLKTPDDIYLLEFWEIIRSMRSVYFTTSDDREIYFDSNGDFPAVYDIVNWKLEPQGNVQQVKVGSYDGSAIQGKKFVVNTSAIQWTRRQKQVPVSTCSHSCPPGFRKAAIPGKPVCCFQCIQCSSGDISNQTDSNDCFRCPLDQWPNVLQNQCLPKAVEFLSFEEPLGGTLMATSITSSTIPIALLGLFIRYKTTPIVRANNYSISCLLLLSISLCFLCSLTFIGYPQHEKCLLRQVAFGMVFSLCISCVLAKTVIVVIAFKATKPDSSLKKWTGAKTSYIVIGLGVLTQLCVCVMWLSLSPPFLEHDMFSLPGVIIANCNEGSPIAFWCMLGYLGFLATISFVLAFLARRLPDSFNEAKFITFSMLAFLSVWVSFIPAYLSARGKYTSAMEIFAILSSSWALVICIFMPKGYIILFRPELNTKDNLMGKGKK is encoded by the exons ATGGTAAAAGGCAAATG GTTTGTACCTCTCACATTCCAATGGCTCCAGTCCCTGCTCCTGGCGGTCACAGAGATCAATAGATCTGACCATCTTCTCCCCAACCTGACCTTAGGGGTCCATCTATCAGACTCTTGTGCATCACCAGGCAGAGCTCTAGAAGGAGCTAACTGGCTTCTTACTGGAAGTGGTCACAGCTCTGTACCAAACTTCCAATGTCACAGCAAATATACAGCATTAGGTGGAGTGATCGGGGACTCAAGCTCTGCCAGTTCACTACCATTGGCCAGACTTCTCGGACTTTACCGTTACCCACAG ATAAGTTATTTTTCCACAAGCTCCATCCTAAGTGATAAGACACAGTTCCCGTCCTTCTTCAGGACTGTTCCTAGTGATACCTTTCAGTCACATGGGCTTGCACAGCTTGTGGCCTTTTTTGGCTGGACTTGGGTTGGACTGATGGCAGAGGACTCTGACTATGGACTTGAAGGTATTAGGGCCACCAAGAAAGAAATTatgaggtctggggcctgtgttgcCTTCACAGAATACATCCTGACTAGCAGACCTGATCGAAATGCTCCACACCTTTCAAAAGTAATTGCAGACTCGAATGCTGTTGCTGTTGTTGTCTTCTCTAGTGGGTCTAATCTTCTACCGGTAGTGGAGGAACTGCTGAGACGTAACATCACAGGGAAGATTTGGATAGCTAGTGAGTCGTGGTCAACATCAGGCCTGGTCTCCAAAGGTAAGTATTGGGAAATACTCCAGGGGACTCTCGGATTTGCGTTACACAGTGGACAAATTCCAGGATTCAAAGAATTCCTAAGTGCTTCTAACCCCTTGAAGACCCCAGATGATATCTACTTATTGGAATTTTGGGAA ATCATCCGTTCTATGAGATCTGTTTACTTCACTACTTCTGATGACCGAGAGATTTACTTTGATTCCAATGGAGACTTTCCAGCAGTCTACGATATTGTGAACTGGAAACTTGAACCCCAGGGAAATGTTCAGCAGGTGAAGGTGGGCAGCTATGATGGAAGTGCCATTCAAGGGAAGAAATTTGTGGTGAACACCAGCGCCATTCAATGGACAAGAAGGCAAAAACAG GTCCCAGTCTCTACCTGCAGTCACAGTTGTCCACCAGGCTTCCGAAAAGCTGCAATACCTGGAAAGCCTGTGTGCTGCTTCCAATGTATTCAGTGTTCTTCAGGAGATATTTCTAATCAGACAG ATTCCAATGACTGTTTCCGATGTCCATTGGACCAGTGGCCAAATGTTCTACAGAACCAATGCCTCCCAAAAGCGGTGGAGTTCCTTTCCTTTGAAGAGCCTTTAGGAGGAACTTTGATGGCCACCAGTATTACATCCTCTACAATCCCCATTGCCTTATTGGGACTTTTTATCCGTTATAAGACTACTCCAATTGTTAGAGCCAATAACTATTCCATAAGTTGTCTTctcctgttgtccatctctcTCTGCTTTTTGTGCTCATTAACATTTATTGGTTATCCACAACATGAGAAATGTCTTCTCCGGCAGGTGGCATTTGGCATGGTCTTTTCCTTATGTATTTCCTGTGTCCTGGCTAAAACCGTCATCGTTGTTATAGCCTTCAAAGCCACCAAGCCAGATAGCAGCTTAAAAAAATGGACTGGTGCAAAAACATCCTACATTGTCATAGGGTTGGGTGTTCTTACTCAGCTTTGTGTTTGCGTGATGTGGTTGTCCCTTTCTCCACCGTTCCTAGAGCATGACATGTTCAGCCTACCTGGAGTGATCATAGCTAATTGTAATGAAGGGTCTCCTATTGCTTTTTGGTGTATGCTTGGATACTTGGGATTTCTTGCTACCATCAGCTTCGTCCTTGCTTTCCTAGCCCGAAGACTTCCTGATTCCTTCAATGAGGCCAAATTCATTACTTTCAGCATGTTGGCCTTTCTAAGCGTTTGGGTGTCCTTTATACCAGCGTACCTTAGCGCTCGAGGTAAGTATACCTCAGCCATGGAGATATTTGCCATACTGTCATCAAGTTGGGCATTGGTCATATGTATCTTCATGCCCAAGGGCTATATTATCCTTTTTAGACCAGAGCTTAACACCAAAGACAATTTGATGGGGAAGGGTAAAAAATAA